A portion of the Edaphobacter lichenicola genome contains these proteins:
- a CDS encoding haloalkane dehalogenase yields MNGKEGEVNSISATPRYQKQKRKVLDREMAYVEAGQGDPIVFLHGNPTSSYLWRNVIPYLQPLGRCIAPDLIGMGDSDKLPDSGPSSYRFVEQRRYLDALLDALEVRERVTLVVHDWGSGLGFDWANRHREAVKGMAYMEAIVGPQGWDHWDIMKMRPFLEALRSDAGEAMVLQDNFFIEKILPGAILRPLSAEEMAEYRRPFAEPGEGRRPTLTFPREIPIEGKPADVAEIVSAYGAWLATSNVPKLFVKAEPGALLAGGANLATARSWPAQTEVTVKGIHFVQEDSPDEIGRAIAKWMAALG; encoded by the coding sequence ATGAACGGGAAAGAAGGAGAAGTAAACAGCATCTCTGCCACGCCCAGGTACCAAAAGCAGAAAAGGAAAGTCTTAGACCGCGAGATGGCGTACGTCGAAGCTGGCCAGGGCGATCCAATCGTGTTCTTGCATGGCAATCCCACCTCGTCGTACCTCTGGCGCAACGTAATACCTTACCTGCAGCCTTTAGGCCGCTGCATCGCTCCGGATCTTATCGGTATGGGCGACTCAGACAAGCTGCCCGATAGTGGCCCTAGCTCATACCGCTTCGTCGAGCAAAGGCGTTATCTGGATGCTCTGCTGGACGCCTTGGAAGTTCGCGAGCGAGTCACGCTTGTCGTACATGACTGGGGCTCTGGCCTTGGCTTTGATTGGGCCAATCGTCATCGCGAGGCCGTAAAGGGTATGGCATATATGGAGGCGATCGTCGGCCCGCAGGGTTGGGACCATTGGGACATCATGAAGATGCGCCCCTTTCTGGAGGCGCTTCGTTCCGACGCCGGCGAGGCGATGGTTCTACAGGATAACTTCTTCATCGAAAAGATTCTCCCTGGCGCCATTCTTCGGCCCCTGTCCGCGGAAGAGATGGCGGAGTACCGACGACCGTTCGCGGAGCCAGGCGAGGGGCGACGCCCAACGTTGACGTTTCCTCGGGAGATTCCCATCGAGGGCAAACCAGCAGACGTGGCAGAAATCGTCTCCGCCTATGGCGCATGGTTGGCTACAAGCAATGTGCCGAAGCTTTTCGTGAAGGCAGAGCCTGGCGCGCTCCTCGCAGGCGGCGCAAATCTTGCGACCGCGCGCTCCTGGCCAGCACAGACCGAAGTCACGGTCAAAGGCATACATTTCGTTCAGGAGGACTCTCCGGACGAGATTGGGCGGGCGATCGCTAAATGGATGGCGGCGTTGGGCTGA
- a CDS encoding CGNR zinc finger domain-containing protein, whose product MSKDSRLVEKRGVFLASDPALDFLNTEWPTPSGKEDFFERDEDVFNWLRQAGLATDGVEEVRPTGALLRAAHALRDAIRSLVESRKAGKVPDFSDLNAFLTAAQSHPQLVWTKSKSIAVKSVRAAGTAEEILAPVALKAAELFSTADFRRVRRCGEQTCVHWFLDTTRPGRRRWCSMATCGNRLKVKSYRQRLKKS is encoded by the coding sequence ATGTCTAAGGATTCGAGGTTAGTTGAGAAGAGGGGGGTATTCCTCGCAAGCGATCCGGCTCTCGACTTTTTGAACACAGAGTGGCCCACACCTTCCGGCAAGGAAGATTTCTTCGAAAGGGATGAAGACGTCTTCAACTGGTTGCGCCAAGCAGGACTGGCCACTGACGGTGTTGAAGAAGTGCGCCCAACCGGAGCGCTGCTTAGGGCTGCGCATGCCCTCCGCGATGCGATAAGAAGCCTTGTCGAGTCCCGAAAAGCGGGCAAGGTTCCCGACTTTTCCGATCTAAATGCTTTTCTAACCGCTGCTCAAAGTCATCCTCAATTGGTCTGGACCAAATCAAAGTCGATTGCGGTAAAGAGTGTCCGCGCTGCCGGAACTGCCGAAGAAATACTCGCGCCTGTAGCTTTGAAGGCAGCTGAACTGTTCTCGACGGCAGACTTTCGGCGAGTCCGCCGGTGCGGAGAGCAAACGTGTGTGCACTGGTTCCTCGACACGACTCGACCTGGGCGGAGACGCTGGTGCAGTATGGCGACCTGTGGGAATCGCCTGAAGGTGAAGTCATACCGTCAGCGCCTAAAGAAATCCTGA
- a CDS encoding helix-turn-helix domain-containing protein, with product MRKRAPDLPIRAAHGLVDRSYVGRMWNGIGVYCVSTYTSPGKSWQSLASEQATVAVILEQQGGIAEPRKRLNAPTPRVRYDAGHTMYIPPNADIWAFGDSTNLVRGVRMRFEISNIESLLHEEFDLQKWSEPVLVLYDERIREIAKLIWEECQTEEERPQLYGESLTVALLSCLFRSSQAQPRVSQVGLSRIQLKRTVEYMQASLLRDVRLKELASVAGLSPSHFGRAFKASTGCTPHRWIVQRRIQLAQRLMRESGKSIVIASQMAGFANQSHFTKAFRAIVGATPRAWLHDVGVEGTRGDLA from the coding sequence ATGCGTAAGAGAGCTCCAGATCTGCCCATTCGTGCCGCCCACGGATTAGTTGACCGCTCTTATGTCGGAAGAATGTGGAATGGAATTGGAGTGTACTGCGTCTCCACGTATACGAGTCCAGGCAAGAGTTGGCAAAGCCTAGCCTCCGAGCAGGCAACGGTAGCTGTCATTTTGGAACAGCAGGGCGGCATTGCTGAACCCCGCAAGCGCCTCAATGCACCAACCCCGAGGGTTCGATATGACGCTGGTCATACGATGTACATTCCGCCGAACGCCGATATTTGGGCCTTCGGAGACTCAACGAACCTCGTTCGCGGCGTGCGAATGCGCTTCGAAATATCCAACATTGAAAGCCTGTTACATGAAGAGTTCGACCTCCAGAAGTGGAGTGAGCCGGTTCTCGTGCTTTACGATGAGCGCATTCGAGAGATAGCGAAGTTGATCTGGGAAGAGTGCCAAACAGAAGAGGAGCGTCCTCAGCTATACGGAGAGAGTCTCACTGTAGCGTTGCTTTCCTGCCTTTTCCGCTCAAGCCAAGCACAGCCGAGGGTATCCCAGGTAGGGCTGTCCAGAATTCAGTTGAAGCGCACGGTCGAATATATGCAGGCCAGTCTTCTCCGTGATGTCCGTTTGAAAGAACTCGCATCTGTGGCGGGGCTGTCACCTTCGCACTTCGGACGCGCTTTTAAAGCGTCAACGGGATGCACTCCCCATCGCTGGATCGTTCAGCGGAGAATCCAGCTCGCGCAACGTCTAATGAGGGAGTCGGGCAAATCTATCGTCATAGCTTCTCAAATGGCCGGCTTCGCCAACCAGAGCCATTTCACGAAGGCCTTCCGCGCCATAGTTGGCGCTACACCGAGAGCTTGGCTTCATGATGTGGGAGTTGAAGGCACGCGAGGAGATCTTGCTTAG
- a CDS encoding MFS transporter → MPPPFFTFLNAFGDDRTSKNYAEDKMMAAIAFLVFFSNAMFPALLPELAHEFQVGPLDLKWLVPGFALAYAVATLIYGVVSDLHGRPLVLKRLLCFAALAIAVLSVSKTAQQLVLLRSLSGLAVGGIATISLSIIGDKYPYPVQGRPMGKMFGAVAAGMGLGVSLGPMLSALIGWRWALRLVSAGFVIAAGWVHKQYFNSLTTTFVPKPAYKIPDEYRCILRAPRGKRTLIFITANGIFHGGVFAWLGLFLAIHFQLGQVGIGLTLIGYGVPDLILGAFIGGWADRYGRRFVVPGGFFWAATCACAIALSRMPWTAGLSIAALSIGFDATHPLMSSITTSLDPKHRGQLTGMATFANFIGMSIGALIFRELLRCGFSQAFFAFAILESLSGVAAVICFRAERPSTPI, encoded by the coding sequence TTGCCGCCACCATTCTTTACTTTTCTAAACGCCTTCGGAGACGATCGGACCTCCAAGAACTACGCCGAAGACAAGATGATGGCGGCGATCGCCTTTCTTGTCTTCTTCAGTAACGCCATGTTTCCGGCCCTACTGCCGGAACTGGCACATGAGTTTCAGGTAGGTCCTCTCGATTTGAAATGGCTTGTTCCTGGCTTCGCGCTAGCGTATGCCGTGGCGACTTTGATCTACGGCGTAGTGTCCGATCTACACGGGCGTCCCCTGGTGCTCAAACGCCTGCTGTGTTTTGCCGCACTAGCGATTGCAGTCCTTTCCGTCTCCAAGACCGCGCAGCAGCTAGTTTTGCTCAGGTCTCTTTCCGGTTTGGCAGTCGGCGGAATCGCCACCATTTCTCTCAGCATCATTGGGGACAAGTACCCGTATCCGGTCCAAGGCCGACCGATGGGTAAAATGTTTGGCGCGGTCGCAGCGGGAATGGGCTTAGGCGTCAGCCTCGGGCCGATGCTGTCGGCTCTAATTGGTTGGAGGTGGGCACTCCGGTTGGTCAGCGCGGGCTTTGTCATTGCCGCAGGCTGGGTGCATAAACAATATTTCAACTCACTTACAACAACGTTCGTTCCCAAACCCGCTTACAAAATCCCCGACGAATACCGATGTATCCTTCGGGCACCGAGAGGCAAGCGAACTCTGATTTTCATTACCGCAAATGGCATCTTTCATGGTGGCGTATTCGCTTGGTTGGGTTTGTTTTTGGCGATACATTTCCAGTTGGGCCAAGTGGGCATTGGCCTAACTCTCATCGGATATGGGGTTCCAGATCTGATCCTGGGAGCTTTCATCGGGGGGTGGGCTGACCGTTATGGAAGACGGTTCGTTGTTCCAGGCGGATTTTTCTGGGCGGCTACCTGTGCCTGCGCGATAGCTTTGTCGAGAATGCCGTGGACGGCTGGTTTGAGTATTGCTGCACTTTCTATTGGGTTCGACGCGACACATCCTCTGATGTCGAGTATCACCACGTCCTTAGATCCGAAGCATCGCGGACAGCTAACTGGAATGGCAACGTTCGCAAACTTCATAGGTATGTCAATCGGTGCCCTCATCTTCCGAGAATTGCTTAGGTGTGGCTTTTCCCAAGCATTTTTCGCTTTCGCCATCCTTGAATCTTTGTCCGGTGTCGCCGCTGTTATTTGCTTCCGAGCTGAGAGGCCGTCCACCCCCATCTGA
- a CDS encoding FAD-dependent oxidoreductase, with the protein MQTTNADFRRDLAFPKLSDEMVQRLQTYGCEQTVPANTTLYTQGDRDTDMFVVLDGGVDVLIPSPSGEPKAFAHHRKNDFSGEFSLLNSQRSVTEVRTTVESHLLRISRKELRLLMRAEGDIANIIVSAAIWRRIGINAQTSSGILLRGCAGDANLMHLQRFLVRNYYPHRIEEVDTSDNRAIGQMGLELPSVVLPGGRTLVRPTITSLADELGVTENPDPRTIYDVAVVGGGPSGLAAAVYAASEGLSTIVIESMAPGGQAGTSSKIENYLGFPTGISGAQLASRGHLQALKFGVHFAISRDVVSAQLVDGIHSLMLAGGKAVCSRSVVVASGAQYRRLSVKNHSDFENRGLYYAATAMESLLCREREIIIVGGGNSAGQAAVFLSGVAKHVHHIVRGSSLEATMSQYLISRIEKSSHITLYTDSEIEELEGELSLVSVTWVNRKTDERITRPVTRVFVMIGAEPNSGWLFGTVKLDKKGFVCTGIQDGFESTPYATSVPGMYAVGDVRANSVKRVASAVGEGSVVISDVHHYLAELRNKLPAQPNSSFAALLSARSGSE; encoded by the coding sequence ATTCAAACCACGAACGCCGATTTTCGTCGTGACCTCGCGTTCCCGAAGCTCTCTGATGAGATGGTTCAGCGGCTTCAAACCTATGGTTGCGAACAAACAGTCCCAGCGAACACCACTCTGTACACACAAGGGGACCGGGACACCGACATGTTTGTAGTTCTCGACGGCGGAGTTGATGTCCTGATACCGTCTCCGAGTGGCGAGCCCAAAGCCTTCGCTCACCATCGAAAGAACGACTTCAGCGGAGAATTTAGCCTTCTGAACTCTCAGAGATCGGTGACTGAGGTACGGACGACCGTAGAAAGTCACCTGCTACGAATTTCCCGTAAAGAACTCAGGCTATTAATGCGGGCCGAAGGGGACATCGCCAACATCATCGTGTCGGCGGCGATTTGGCGGCGCATTGGAATCAACGCGCAAACATCGAGTGGCATTTTGCTCCGTGGCTGCGCAGGCGATGCGAATCTCATGCATCTGCAACGGTTCTTAGTTCGGAATTACTACCCACATCGAATTGAGGAAGTTGACACGAGCGACAATCGTGCAATCGGTCAAATGGGCTTGGAACTGCCGTCCGTAGTGCTGCCCGGTGGTAGAACACTTGTTCGACCGACCATTACCTCTCTCGCTGATGAGTTGGGGGTCACGGAGAATCCGGACCCGCGCACGATTTACGATGTCGCTGTTGTTGGAGGTGGTCCCTCTGGCTTGGCAGCAGCGGTTTACGCCGCGTCGGAGGGGCTTTCAACAATCGTGATCGAGAGTATGGCACCAGGTGGACAAGCCGGAACGAGTTCTAAGATTGAGAATTACTTGGGTTTCCCGACAGGTATCTCCGGCGCTCAACTCGCAAGTCGAGGTCATTTGCAGGCTTTGAAGTTCGGAGTACACTTCGCGATCTCAAGAGACGTTGTTTCTGCACAGCTAGTCGATGGAATTCACAGCCTCATGCTTGCGGGAGGAAAGGCTGTCTGTTCCCGCTCCGTTGTCGTGGCAAGTGGAGCGCAATACCGGCGACTTTCGGTGAAGAATCATAGTGACTTCGAAAATCGAGGATTGTATTACGCGGCGACGGCGATGGAATCTCTCCTTTGCCGCGAGCGCGAAATCATCATCGTCGGGGGCGGAAATTCCGCCGGTCAGGCAGCGGTCTTCCTGTCGGGTGTCGCGAAGCATGTTCACCACATCGTCCGCGGCTCCTCCCTTGAGGCAACCATGTCCCAATATTTGATCTCGCGTATTGAAAAGTCTTCACACATCACGCTCTACACGGATTCGGAAATCGAGGAGCTCGAGGGAGAATTATCTCTCGTTTCCGTCACGTGGGTGAATCGCAAAACAGATGAGAGAATAACAAGGCCGGTTACAAGGGTGTTTGTGATGATTGGTGCCGAGCCGAACTCCGGCTGGCTTTTTGGCACTGTAAAGCTGGACAAGAAAGGCTTCGTTTGCACCGGCATCCAGGACGGTTTCGAGAGCACGCCTTACGCTACAAGTGTTCCAGGTATGTATGCTGTAGGCGATGTACGGGCCAACTCGGTCAAACGCGTTGCCTCTGCCGTGGGCGAGGGCTCTGTGGTTATTTCCGACGTCCACCATTACCTTGCCGAGTTACGAAACAAACTTCCCGCGCAACCAAATTCGTCGTTTGCTGCTCTGCTTTCAGCGCGCTCCGGCAGTGAGTGA
- a CDS encoding RNA polymerase sigma factor, with the protein MKQTSMISPSKRDGEQAMISAILLGDCALFHDLIRPHERKVYAVAYALLRDEVAAEEVAIGVCLAAFRRLSDLDTVKEFGAWLIGFTIEASCTKLQARASEGGIGKGVAIANEPFHGVTSK; encoded by the coding sequence ATGAAGCAAACGAGCATGATCAGCCCGTCAAAACGCGACGGCGAACAAGCAATGATCTCCGCCATTCTGCTTGGCGATTGTGCATTGTTCCACGATTTGATTCGTCCTCATGAACGTAAGGTTTATGCGGTTGCTTATGCACTGTTGCGCGATGAAGTTGCAGCGGAAGAGGTAGCTATAGGCGTATGCCTGGCGGCCTTTAGACGTCTGAGCGACCTCGATACGGTCAAAGAATTTGGCGCTTGGCTGATCGGCTTCACCATTGAAGCCTCCTGTACGAAGTTGCAAGCTAGGGCTTCAGAAGGCGGGATCGGCAAAGGCGTTGCGATCGCCAATGAGCCCTTCCATGGGGTGACTTCCAAATGA